ccagatagGTCATTGAGAACACATTCTCTTTTACAGTGACGACCTGGCCTAACAACacacaggccaaaaaaaaaaaacatcaccaacATTAGACAGCATGCACCTGGGCTACAGAAAACCCAAAATATCACATGAACAGAGTACAGAATTTAGTCTGTTCATACTGTAATGAGCCTCAGATTAAACTCTGGGCCCAGGATACTGTGCTCTAATTCAACACTTTACTGGGcactttttgaaaataacttACCCTGATtcacacttacagtacagcaaaTTAGTGCACTATTCTCCTCTGGGCGAAATGGCCTAACTTAACATGAAAAAAGACAATTGTGAACACAGTGCATACTTGTGTAATGGGAAATGCATACTTGATAATGTTGTTGTCAAGTACGATGTCCACAAATAGCCTTATGATTTTTTAGTAATAGCatcggatttttaaaaaattcttggactcatttttaaaaaatgattgaatcataataatttaagataactgtatttttttttttgtcattatgctACATTTCTCATACTTCACCAAAAATAGTCTGTCCAGTGTGATAGACTAAAAATGCTCAAACTCAAATGCTCCCTGAATTATCTTGAATCTATTTGGCCACTTGGTGgcacaataaatgaaattacttatttaaaaaaaaaaaatcagaaccCAAGTGGCATTTGACATAGAAGATCAATATAAACTAACATATAagataacataatgatgagaacaggccattcagctcaacaatgctcgccattttccttcTCTACTAAAGAGTACGTAGTTATCAGGTTTCTAGCACTAGATAGTGTCCAGCACCATATCAgtcctggtcttgaaaatccccagttcctgcctctactacatgagcTGGCAGGCTGTTCTCTGCAGTGACTACTCAGTGTGAAAAACATCCTCCCTAATGTCTGTACGGGATTTACCTTTTCTAATTTCCATGTATGCCCTCTTCTTCTACGAACAGAACTCAATCTGAAGAATCTCTGATAGTGCACTTTAttaatcccttttatgaatttaaagaCCTAAATCAAATTGCCTCttagtctccttttactaaactTGAAGAGATTGACCCCTCTTAAGTATTTCATCCAAATGTTtgtctttcataccaggaaacaatttggttgcccttctttgaactacttccagagcctctatatctttcttgtagtgcggtccccagaactgcacaccaTACTCTAACAAGTGTGGTCTTGCAAATGTATTGTTAAAGATAAGTAAACCTTCCTAGggtttatactcaatacttttggctgtTTATCCCAGCATCCTATTAGCCGTTCTCACTGCTAtggcacagtgcctagaacctgaaagtctttgatcaaccattactcccaagtctttttcaaattgagcacattccagttGGGTTGGACTTTCTTCTCTGTCCTAAATTTAAATTGAAGCTGTCCGCTATCAAGTGTACCTTGATGATCTCAGCCTCTCGGTCactcttctgtttctctttaGTAAAGGCCTGCAGCTTGTCCTGTAGGGGCCTCAGCActgtctccagctcctcctgcaatcacattttataatttatatttcaggAACAAATCTGACAATGTCCGGAGTAGCCTACTCACGATTAAAATAAAGAGTGTTGAAACACAATTCTGTGACACTCCCCCCAAATCACAAatattttggggaaaatggTTTCGTATGCTTCAAAAGAGGCGACACGAGGTGTAGTGGATAGCGCTGTTTTACCCTCTGAAATGCTCACATTTTCTGTCAGTGGGTGAACAGGAGTTATTCATAATGTCAAGCTACTCGGTGTAGTTGACACACAAAGCTCAATAGCTACAGTCTTGATGTCCATCTGTTTGGTAAAAGCGTTTCACGTAAGGGAAAATAGGGTTAATTTATGTTCTACATTAATTTTGATAATCCCTTGGAAATTTCCAACGTGTGTTACGGAAAAAAGCAAATGCGAATTTCAGCAATGTTCCCATGTGTATTCATACATCTCTATGGTGTTGTGGTCAAGCATAGCAATAGTGCTGATAAAATAGGCTTGTGGGAAGGAGTCAAATGAATCTTTGTTCTAATAAGTAAAATATTGAATACTATATTTGCATGTCGTGATTTAAATATGTCTTTCAAACCTTATATTTCGACACCGCTTCCTTTACGGGTCGCAGTTTGTGGTTTTCGTGCTTCTCTGAAGTTTGACAGATGAGGCAGATCGGCTCCTCGTCGTTCAGACAGAAGAGCTTGAGCCTCTCGCCGTGGAGACTGCAGAGTGATTCGGACGCAGAAGCTAGTTTCTTAGTCCTGTTTTTTAAGAAGGTCTCACACAGGTTCTTCAAGACCCGATTACAAGTCGGGTCCTCCGTAGTTTTCGCCCTGCAAATCGGACATTCTCCTGCCTTGTTCTCCTCCCAACACTTGTGCAGACAGGCTTTACAGAAGCTGTGGCTGCATTTTAGTAAGACGGGGTCTGTGAAGATGTCCATGCACACAGGACAGATGATGTCTTGTTCAGGGAAAAACGATCTGGAAGCCATTTCAGTATGCTCTTTTCCTCACCCCGTAATGGCTTCTTACAGccaataatttaatttcactttctCGTTTTATAAAatctgcaaaaacaacaacaaaaaaaaagaagtctttACAGTTATAGACTTTCCGACCAATTACACGTTTGCTGTagtatattttgtaataatgaTTCTCCTTAAATTTGTCTCCATTGTCTCCAAGTCTGTGAAACCTCGTTGTTGAAACAGACTGACATAAATGGCACCAgtcttcttaaaaatgtttcttataAATAACATTGCTACGCTGGACTTTCACGCTGAACTTTGAGCCTTCTGAAGGGGATGATATCGGGGTCAAAGTAAACTTTATTATCTTTGATAAGGAAATTCAAGTGATCATGCAcaataaaagcacaataaaatgcatttgcgcgcgcgcacacacacacagagcaagagagagagagagagagagagagagagagaatcaggaCTCCTAAAAATAGTGCtttaaaatagataaaatattgtatattgtacCCCCAATGAAAATTAATGGCATAGCAACCGTTTTATCTTGTTTCTGagtaaatgatttatttaatgacGTTCTTGCTGTAGGTACAAAAGACTTATTATCGGCTGGTTGTACTTATTTTCAGAGGCAGGATCCTGCCTTTTTCCGAAGGCTTGTTTGGAACCGGCTGCAGAGACGGTGAGCAAGATGGCAGAGGATTTGCACAGCCTTTCTCAGACCTGGCCCTTCGCACGGCCGGGCAGCCCCACTCTCCCcacactcacagtgcacagCCCGTTTACTGCTGATCTGCTGTCTGAACTGGACAGACGGGCTTCGCTTTGGCCGAGGAGCCGCAGAGCAGACGTGTaattccttccttttttttccacgaTTCTTGTATTTGTctcaatgtttttaatttattttttaattgtgccATCCAAGCGGTTATATTTATATCATTAGTATGTATGATACAGGgtctttgtgtttcagtgtttttgcaCGACGTATCAAAtaagcagccattttaacactgaaaagGAAACAGTCTGCCATTCCATGAAGGAATGTAATGAATGACTGAAATCTGGTTAAAACTGGTTCTCCAGctgtctgttcttttgtttATGGGAAGCGTTTATGATTCAGCAGAGGAGCCTGAAGGAAAAACACTGaaggaaaaaggaaacacaGGGTTTTACAGGCAAACGGGTCATTAAAACAGCTCAGGTTCAAATCAAGCCAAAGTCCTCACAGTCAGCTCACAGTAAGCCTCCTTGTGCCTGCAACTGGgcagggaagcagagagaacagagggaaTGCCCCccgccacacccacacacacacacatactcacacacatacacacacatgcacatacacacacacacacatactcacacacatacacacacatgcacatacacacacacacacacacacacatgaatgcacacgcatgcacacacacccacacacacatactcacacacacatacatgaatgcacatgcacgcacacacacccacacacacatacacacacacatacatgaatgcacacgcatgcacacacatactcacacacgcacacacacatacatgaacacacacacacataattgcAATTTCAGCTAATTTATgaaaaagacacatttaataaaactaAACTGATTTAAACTGGTTTAActcaattttgtttcattttcttttattttctttgaagaggcttaaaataatttaaagcagaatacattttcatttgttgatttcacacaaaattaatcaAATGAGACATTATGCAAGCATAAATATGTCAGTGTTGTCAGGACTGGGTTATTGTTTCACTCGTAgtccacggtctggtatctgttaaggctctgttccagtgtgtggatgggccccatggtctggtatctgttaaggctctgctccagtgtgtggatggggccccatggtctggtatctgttaagctCTGCTCAGTGTgcgatgggccccatggtctggtatctgttaaggctctgctccagttgtggatgggccccatggtcgtATCTGTTTAAGCTCTGCTCCaggtggatgggccccatggtctggtactgTTAAGCTCTGCTCCAGTTGTGatggccccatggtctggtatctgttaaggctctgctccagtgtgtggatggggccccatggtctggtatctgttaaggctctgctccagtgtgtggatggggccccatggtctggtatctgttagcgcactgttccactgtgtggatgggccccacagatGGGGTGGCCTGGGTACCACTGTTTAACAGCCCACCAGTGACCATCACTGGCCAATCAGGCCCTTGCAGTTCACCTCTTCAGAGTTTTGGGATGAGTGTTGCGGTGTGAGCATGATCGGACGTTcccaaattgggagaaaaggGGTAAACACGTCAAAAAGAGAATGAAGCTGATTTCATAAATATACTCTGCCAGTGCATTTACTGGTAGAGTCTAAAACAGAGGTTAACTCACAGAGGTACCGAGATGACAC
This is a stretch of genomic DNA from Anguilla rostrata isolate EN2019 chromosome 4, ASM1855537v3, whole genome shotgun sequence. It encodes these proteins:
- the LOC135254178 gene encoding E3 ubiquitin-protein ligase TRIM35-like, which produces MASRSFFPEQDIICPVCMDIFTDPVLLKCSHSFCKACLHKCWEENKAGECPICRAKTTEDPTCNRVLKNLCETFLKNRTKKLASASESLCSLHGERLKLFCLNDEEPICLICQTSEKHENHKLRPVKEAVSKYKEELETVLRPLQDKLQAFTKEKQKSDREAEIIKSEAEYIVILIREQFEILHQFLRDDEAARIAALREEEEEKSQRMKERGEKMTKEISSLTEAIRALEQEMRADDISFLQNYKATKRRYVKS